The following coding sequences are from one Onychomys torridus chromosome 16, mOncTor1.1, whole genome shotgun sequence window:
- the Zfp41 gene encoding zinc finger protein 41 homolog, producing MEKPAGRKKKTQAPKEEAGAQKATAKGEKAPRGKKPTKRRPRKPRKQTVLSPEDEAHIFDAFDASFKDDFEGVPVFVPFQRKKPYECGECGRIFKHKTDHIRHQRVHTGEKPFKCDQCGKTFRHSSDVTKHLRIHTGEKPFKCGECGKAFNCGSNLLKHQKTHTGEKPYGCEECGKSFAYSSCLIRHRKRHPRKKH from the coding sequence ATGGAAAAGCCTGCAGGCAGGAAAAAGAAGACCCAGGCCCCAAAGGAGGAAGCAGGTGCGCAAAAGGCCACTGCCAAAGGAGAGAAAGCACCCCGGGGGAAAAAGCCAACCAAGAGGAGGCCCCGGAAGCCCCGCAAACAGACTGTCCTGAGTCCCGAAGATGAGGCGCATATCTTTGATGCCTTCGATGCCTCGTTTAAAGATGACTTTGAGGGTGTCCCCGTGTTTGTTCCTTTTCAGAGGAAGAAGCCCTATGAGTGTGGTGAGTGCGGACGAATCTTTAAACACAAGACAGATCACATTCGCCACCAGAgagttcacactggagagaagccctttAAGTGTGACCAGTGTGGGAAGACCTTCAGGCATAGCTCCGATGTCACCAAACATCTGAGGATCCACACCGGTGAGAAACCCTTCAAATGTGGGGAGTGTGGAAAGGCCTTCAACTGTGGCTCCAATCTTCTGAAACACCAGAAAAcgcacactggagagaagccttatgGCTGTGAGGAGTGTGGAAAATCCTTCGCCTATAGCTCCTGCCTCATCCGGCATCGGAAGCGTCATCCGAGGAAGAAGCACTGA